CCCCGGCGGGCTTCGGAGACGTCGCTCTCGGCCTGAAATGGCGGGTCGGCGCGAAGACTCCCCTTCTCGGCGATTTCGCCCTTCTGCCCGCCGTGAAGTTTCCGTCCGGTTCGGCCCGGGCCTCGACGGGGACGACCGACCTGTCGATCCTCGCGATCTCCAGCCGAAAGCTCGGATCGGTCGGACTCGATCTCAACGCCGGCTACGTGCGCCGGTCGGGGAGCGGCTCTTCCGGGCCGCGCGAATCGACGCTGTGGGCCGCCTCATTTTCGGGACCGCTCGGCGGCCCCTTCGGCTTCAACGCGGAGCTGTTCGGCTATCCGGGTACGGGCGGACGATCCGGGGCCGCGCCGGTCGTCGGGGTCACCGTCGGTCCCACCTGGCAGCCGCGGCCGTGGATCGCCTTCGACGCCGGGGCGATCGTCCGGGTATCCGGGCCGCAGCCGAACGCGGCGTACGCGGGGATGACGTGGAACGTGGGGAGGCTCTGACGGGCGCCGACGGCTATCCGACCGGGCGGGTTTCCATCTCGACCTCCGCATCCTTGAGGCTGTGGTGCTCCTGCTCGATCGCCTCGAAGAGGGTGCGGAAGTTGCCGTAGCCGAACCCGGGATCGCCTTCGCGCTGGATGACCTCGTAGAAGAACGGGCCGGCCTTGGGATCGCTCCAGAGCTGGTGGCCGTCCTTCATGAAGATCTGGAGGAGATACTTCTCGTCCTCGCCGTCGACGAGGATGTTCAGGCGGCGCAGGTCGTCGATCGGCTCCTTCACGCGCGACACGTGCTTCTCCGAGAGCCAGCGCGTGATGTTGTCGTAGTAGGTCTGCGGCGCGTCGAGGAACTTGACGCCGCGGTGATTCATCTCGTCCACCACCGGAATGATCTGCGGCACCCGCAGAGCGATGTGCTGGACTCCCGGCCCGCGGTTCTCCTCGGTGAAGATGTTGACCTGCGACTCGCGGAAGAACGGCTTCAGCGGCTCGTTCGTCGCGAACTTGAGCTCGGAGGACGGGTCCCACATCACGATCGACTTCAGCCCCGAGCCGTGCTCGCCTCCCTTCTTGACGTCCTCCGTATGGAACTGGATGTTCCAGTACTCGTCGAACCCGAGGACTTCGCGATACCAGAGGACGACGGGCGCCATCGTGAGGGCGTTCGAGGTGACGTGGTCGAGGATCTCGAAGCCGAGCCGGTTTTGCGGCGCCTTCGACGAGTCGTCGACGGGAACGTTCTCGAACTCCGGGGCGAACGCCCGGTACCCCTTCCGCTCGACGAAGCGGTACGCGAGGTCGCCGAGCGGGGTCGCGATGAGGAACCGCCGGTAGGTTCCCCCGTCCGCGTCGCGATACGTCTCGATGTCGGAGAGGAACGTCGCGCCCCTCGGAGCGAGGAAATCCCACGTCTGCTCGAGGTTCTTCACGCGGAACGAGATCGAGGAAACGCCGTCCGGATGGTTCCGGAGATACATCGCCGCCCGGCCGCGGTCGGACAGAGGAGTCGACACGACGACCCGGATGTCGCCGGCCGAGTAGACGTTCGAGTGCTGCGCGCTCCGCTCGGTGAGCTCCTTGTTCGACCGCGCGACGAGAGGCCAGTCGAGGAGCTTCGTGTAGAACTCGTGGCTTCGCTCGAGATCGGAAACGAGGAAGTGGAAAGAGTCGAAGCCGAGCAGGCCGAGGCCGGCGGATTCATTTGCCATGTTCGCCAATCTACCCCGGCCCCGCGGGAGCGTCAAACGGCCGGAACCGCGCTCGCCGCGTCTTCCGAAGGGCCCGGAGGCGGGCACGGGCTCGAGCGAACGTCTCCGGGCGCCGAAGGCGGTCGGATTCTCTCCGGCGCCTCAGGCGACGGCGACTTTCGCCGAGGAAACGAGGTCGCGAAGCGCGCGCTCGGACTGCCGGATCTCGTCCTCCGAGACCGCGCCGACCGAGAGGCGGAACCAGCCGTTCTCGGGGCGGTAGCCGAAGGCCTGGAACGGCACGACCGCGATCCCCGCCCTCTCGAGGAGGAGCCGCCGGATGTCCTCGTTCGAGCGGATGGGAGTTCCGGCGATTTCGCCGCCCACGAGGTCGAAGCGCGCGGACAGGTAGATCGCTCCCTGCGGCTCGATCGCGTCGACCGGCAGCCCGTCCGCCTTCATCCCCCGGAAGATCCCGTACAGGAGGTCG
This genomic stretch from Thermoanaerobaculia bacterium harbors:
- a CDS encoding VOC family protein, whose product is MANESAGLGLLGFDSFHFLVSDLERSHEFYTKLLDWPLVARSNKELTERSAQHSNVYSAGDIRVVVSTPLSDRGRAAMYLRNHPDGVSSISFRVKNLEQTWDFLAPRGATFLSDIETYRDADGGTYRRFLIATPLGDLAYRFVERKGYRAFAPEFENVPVDDSSKAPQNRLGFEILDHVTSNALTMAPVVLWYREVLGFDEYWNIQFHTEDVKKGGEHGSGLKSIVMWDPSSELKFATNEPLKPFFRESQVNIFTEENRGPGVQHIALRVPQIIPVVDEMNHRGVKFLDAPQTYYDNITRWLSEKHVSRVKEPIDDLRRLNILVDGEDEKYLLQIFMKDGHQLWSDPKAGPFFYEVIQREGDPGFGYGNFRTLFEAIEQEHHSLKDAEVEMETRPVG
- a CDS encoding transporter; its protein translation is MRADRARQGAPRGDARRDPVGQRRHFLALGHSAALRTAAALLLLGTLGGAARGDEPDPRAVQPERPTVATHAYSVAPGFLETEAGVEFDRERGGDSAFFAPLVAKIGLAARLQLNFSSGVLRAPRSPAGFGDVALGLKWRVGAKTPLLGDFALLPAVKFPSGSARASTGTTDLSILAISSRKLGSVGLDLNAGYVRRSGSGSSGPRESTLWAASFSGPLGGPFGFNAELFGYPGTGGRSGAAPVVGVTVGPTWQPRPWIAFDAGAIVRVSGPQPNAAYAGMTWNVGRL